In a genomic window of Leisingera caerulea DSM 24564:
- a CDS encoding glycerate kinase type-2 family protein has protein sequence MTGLLTTAKALFQAAVDRADPAKALRTQLAFSPLSPLPEGGRNVLLAVGKAAIPMMREALTLIPDASQALVITNSENYSEIPGATVLCGAHPVPDETSAAAGRAAIELAVSLGPNDRLIALISGGGSALMVAPASGLTLADKSSVNKLLLASGLEINEMNLIRQQLSDIKGGGLLRHAAPARVQAFILSDVIGDDLRAIASGPTVAPIGTRAQAREILQRAGIWGSMPEAVKSHLSAAEEPQDTPPSATNTLIGSNRHSLKAMMAAAAEDWTCKLVSHRLVGKVAEAAETIVAAAETAPKDKPVALIFGGETTVQLTGTGLGGRNQELALRVAKLGAGRLSGDWLFLSGGTDGRDGPTDAAGGIATPATWEAIKASGQDPDALLANNDSYAALKSADALLMTGGTGTNVADVQVFLRRPG, from the coding sequence ATGACCGGATTGCTGACCACCGCCAAGGCCCTGTTTCAGGCCGCTGTCGACCGGGCAGACCCGGCCAAAGCCCTGCGCACCCAGTTGGCGTTCTCGCCGCTCTCCCCCCTGCCCGAAGGCGGCAGGAATGTGCTGCTGGCCGTCGGCAAAGCAGCCATCCCGATGATGCGCGAGGCGCTAACGCTGATCCCGGACGCTTCCCAGGCGCTGGTCATCACAAACTCTGAAAACTATTCGGAGATTCCCGGCGCCACGGTGCTCTGCGGCGCCCATCCGGTACCGGATGAGACCAGCGCCGCCGCCGGCCGGGCGGCCATTGAACTGGCGGTCTCTCTCGGTCCCAATGACCGGCTGATAGCCCTGATTTCAGGCGGCGGCTCCGCCCTGATGGTGGCCCCCGCCTCCGGCCTGACCCTGGCGGACAAGTCTTCGGTGAACAAGCTGCTGCTCGCCTCGGGCCTCGAAATCAACGAGATGAACCTGATCCGCCAGCAGCTGTCGGACATCAAAGGCGGCGGATTGCTGCGCCATGCCGCCCCGGCCCGGGTGCAGGCCTTCATCCTGTCGGACGTGATCGGCGACGACCTGCGCGCCATTGCCTCCGGCCCGACTGTGGCGCCCATCGGCACCCGTGCTCAGGCGCGGGAAATCCTGCAGCGCGCGGGCATTTGGGGCAGCATGCCTGAGGCCGTCAAATCCCATCTCAGCGCCGCTGAAGAACCTCAGGACACTCCGCCCTCAGCGACCAACACCCTGATCGGCTCCAACCGCCACAGCCTCAAGGCGATGATGGCCGCAGCGGCAGAGGACTGGACCTGCAAGCTGGTCTCACACCGCCTGGTCGGCAAAGTGGCCGAGGCCGCGGAAACCATTGTGGCCGCTGCGGAAACCGCTCCCAAGGACAAACCCGTTGCGCTGATCTTCGGCGGCGAGACCACGGTCCAGCTTACTGGCACCGGCCTTGGCGGCCGCAATCAGGAATTGGCCCTGCGTGTCGCCAAACTGGGGGCCGGGCGCCTCAGCGGCGACTGGCTGTTCCTCTCCGGCGGCACAGACGGGCGCGATGGCCCCACGGATGCAGCAGGCGGCATTGCCACCCCTGCCACCTGGGAGGCCATCAAGGCTTCCGGCCAGGACCCGGACGCATTACTCGCCAACAATGACAGCTACGCCGCCCTGAAATCCGCAGATGCGCTTCTGATGACCGGCGGCACCGGCACCAACGTGGCAGATGTGCAGGTCTTCCTCAGAAGGCCCGGCTGA
- a CDS encoding phosphoenolpyruvate carboxylase, producing MGDPAETTHAGVEDTGYAAGLRNELHGLWLDVLRQRAPEVAQKAIGESAWDLSGDQPATPYLQAFNIWFQLLKIVEENAAMRDRRMAETQDGPEVVEGSFARALDLAGELATPERLQEVASQFSIGPTLTAHPTEAKRVTILEIHRRIYRGLVSLEAKRWTPRERVELLEDLRSEIDLLWMTGELRRDRPSLQDEIQWGLQFFRDSLYEAVPQLFDRYIAAAEPRLGATADAPCLKFHSWIGGDRDGNPNVTVEATAAALTANRAAILKRYQKALTTAAERISISAAVFALPGSATARLAKIIEAAPGAAGFEARNPGEVFRQALTAILARIRATAAEEPGAYAHLGDFISDLTQVEEALEEIGAHRLAARYVRPIRWQADVFGFRTVTLDVRQNSTVTTKTLTEIWARSGDVPEFGSPGWSERLRRELGSASLPYMMPDELSPQSGELLKLLRLMRDAGAGEDPQAMGPFILSMTRSTDDLLGVYLLARYAGFGAEKAALKVVPLFETIGDLRAAPGILSGLLDVPFARRSLKSGDNRIEVMLGYSDSNKDGGFLCSTWELEKAQRLITRTLAAHRMQPVFFHGRGGSVSRGGAPAERAIAAQPAGTIAGRMRITEQGEVVSSKYANRGTALHQLELMASSVLRHSLQEGTPPVNPEHDDAFEALAGMSQAAYSNLLNGPGFLDYFQQASPVEELAMLKIGSRPARRFGAGSLEDLRAIPWVFAWSQNRHMITGWYGFGSAVASFRKFRSARGEAVLQDMFSNSPLFRLVVDEVEKTLLQSDMDIAADYASLVQDAEIRERTFGSIRKEYQLAREAILFLTGDCSLAARFPRLRARFGRVETMLREIHKTQVRLLREERARKSSTVPVPLMQSMNCVAAGLGWTG from the coding sequence ATGGGAGATCCTGCCGAAACAACTCATGCCGGGGTCGAAGACACCGGCTATGCTGCCGGGCTTCGCAATGAACTCCACGGCTTGTGGCTGGATGTTCTGCGCCAGCGCGCGCCCGAAGTGGCCCAGAAGGCCATTGGCGAGTCCGCCTGGGACCTGTCCGGCGATCAGCCGGCGACCCCTTATCTGCAGGCCTTCAACATCTGGTTCCAGCTGCTGAAGATCGTCGAGGAGAACGCCGCCATGCGCGACCGCCGCATGGCCGAGACCCAGGATGGCCCGGAAGTGGTCGAAGGCAGCTTTGCCCGCGCCCTCGACCTGGCCGGGGAGCTGGCCACGCCGGAACGGCTCCAGGAGGTGGCAAGCCAATTCTCCATCGGCCCGACCCTGACCGCGCACCCGACCGAGGCCAAGCGCGTCACCATCCTGGAAATCCACCGCCGTATCTACCGCGGGCTGGTGTCGCTGGAGGCCAAGCGCTGGACCCCGCGCGAGCGGGTTGAGCTGCTGGAGGACCTGCGCTCCGAGATCGACCTCTTGTGGATGACGGGCGAGCTGCGCCGCGACCGCCCCAGCCTGCAGGACGAAATCCAATGGGGCCTGCAGTTCTTCCGCGACAGCCTGTACGAGGCGGTGCCGCAACTGTTTGATCGCTACATTGCCGCTGCCGAGCCGCGCCTGGGCGCCACCGCCGATGCGCCCTGCCTCAAGTTCCACTCCTGGATCGGCGGCGACCGCGACGGCAACCCGAATGTTACGGTGGAGGCGACCGCGGCAGCGCTGACAGCGAACCGGGCAGCGATCCTGAAACGCTACCAGAAAGCGCTGACCACCGCAGCCGAGCGGATTTCCATCTCCGCGGCTGTGTTTGCTTTGCCTGGCAGTGCCACCGCACGGCTGGCAAAGATCATCGAAGCTGCACCAGGTGCTGCCGGTTTCGAAGCCCGCAATCCCGGGGAAGTCTTCCGTCAGGCTTTGACAGCAATCCTGGCCCGCATCCGGGCAACCGCAGCCGAAGAACCCGGCGCCTACGCCCACCTTGGCGACTTCATCAGCGACCTCACCCAAGTCGAGGAAGCGCTGGAAGAAATCGGTGCACACCGGCTGGCGGCCCGCTATGTCCGCCCGATCCGTTGGCAGGCCGATGTCTTTGGCTTCCGCACGGTGACGCTGGACGTCCGCCAGAACTCCACCGTGACCACCAAAACGCTGACCGAAATCTGGGCGCGCTCTGGTGATGTGCCCGAATTCGGCAGCCCCGGGTGGTCCGAACGGCTGCGCCGCGAACTGGGCAGCGCCTCGCTGCCTTACATGATGCCGGATGAGCTCAGCCCGCAAAGCGGCGAGCTGCTGAAGCTGCTGCGGCTGATGCGCGATGCCGGGGCTGGCGAAGATCCCCAGGCAATGGGTCCTTTCATCCTGTCGATGACCCGCTCTACCGACGATCTGCTGGGGGTCTACCTGCTGGCGCGCTACGCCGGGTTCGGAGCCGAAAAGGCAGCGCTGAAAGTTGTGCCGCTGTTTGAAACCATCGGCGACCTTCGGGCGGCCCCTGGCATTCTCAGCGGCCTCTTGGACGTCCCCTTCGCCCGCCGTTCGCTGAAATCCGGCGACAACCGGATCGAGGTGATGCTGGGCTATTCCGACAGCAACAAGGACGGCGGCTTCCTATGTTCCACTTGGGAGCTTGAAAAAGCGCAGCGCCTGATCACCCGCACCCTGGCGGCGCACCGGATGCAGCCGGTCTTCTTCCATGGCCGCGGCGGCTCGGTCTCGCGCGGGGGCGCCCCGGCTGAGCGCGCCATTGCCGCCCAGCCCGCGGGCACCATTGCAGGCCGGATGCGGATCACTGAGCAGGGCGAGGTGGTCAGCTCCAAATACGCCAACCGCGGCACCGCGCTGCACCAGCTGGAGCTTATGGCCTCTTCCGTGCTGCGCCATTCGCTGCAGGAAGGCACACCGCCGGTGAACCCGGAGCACGATGATGCGTTCGAGGCGCTGGCGGGCATGTCCCAGGCGGCGTATTCCAACCTGCTGAACGGGCCTGGTTTCCTGGACTATTTCCAGCAGGCCAGCCCTGTGGAAGAACTGGCGATGCTCAAGATCGGCTCGCGCCCCGCCCGCCGCTTCGGGGCCGGGTCGCTGGAGGATTTGCGGGCGATCCCCTGGGTCTTTGCCTGGTCGCAGAACCGCCACATGATCACCGGCTGGTATGGCTTCGGCTCTGCAGTTGCCAGTTTCCGCAAGTTCCGCAGCGCGCGCGGCGAGGCGGTGCTGCAGGACATGTTCAGCAATTCGCCGCTGTTCCGGCTGGTTGTGGATGAGGTCGAAAAGACCCTGCTGCAAAGCGACATGGACATCGCCGCCGATTACGCGAGCTTGGTGCAGGACGCGGAAATCCGTGAGCGGACCTTTGGCTCTATCCGCAAGGAGTATCAGCTGGCCCGCGAAGCCATCCTGTTCCTGACCGGAGACTGCAGCCTGGCCGCCCGTTTCCCGCGCCTGCGCGCCCGCTTCGGCCGGGTCGAGACCATGCTGCGCGAAATCCATAAAACCCAGGTGCGCCTCCTGCGGGAAGAACGCGCCCGGAAATCTTCTACAGTGCCGGTCCCGCTGATGCAGTCGATGAACTGTGTGGCCGCGGGCCTTGGCTGGACTGGATAG
- a CDS encoding 2-hydroxyacid dehydrogenase, translating into MAKPKVLVTRRWPAAVEAQLSEAFDAVLNTGDTPLSEGELRDAMRSYDAVLPTVTDRISAKAFDIAKPQARIIANYGVGYSHIDMHGAAGHSMTVTNTPDVLSECTADIAMTLLLMVARRASEGERELRAGQWTGWRPTHLVGTKVSGKTLGIVGFGRIGQEMARRAHHGFGMKIVVQNRSRVSPDVLARYNATQTDSLEELMPQCDFVSLHCPGGAANRHLINTRMLNLMKPDAFLINTARGEVIDELALSRALWFETIGGAGLDVFDGEPCINPDLMDCDNLVMLPHLGSATREAREAMGFRVIDNLTDFFAGREPRDRVM; encoded by the coding sequence ATGGCAAAGCCCAAGGTTCTTGTGACCCGCCGCTGGCCCGCCGCAGTCGAGGCGCAGCTTTCTGAAGCCTTTGATGCTGTGCTGAATACCGGTGACACGCCGCTGAGCGAAGGCGAGCTGCGCGATGCGATGAGATCCTATGACGCGGTGCTGCCGACCGTGACCGACAGGATTTCCGCCAAGGCGTTCGACATCGCCAAGCCGCAAGCCCGGATCATTGCCAACTACGGTGTTGGCTACTCTCACATTGATATGCACGGCGCAGCAGGTCACAGCATGACGGTGACCAACACGCCGGATGTGCTCAGCGAATGCACTGCTGATATCGCCATGACGCTGCTTTTGATGGTGGCCCGTCGCGCGAGCGAGGGCGAGCGCGAGCTGCGCGCCGGTCAGTGGACCGGCTGGCGCCCGACACATCTGGTCGGCACCAAGGTCTCCGGCAAGACGCTGGGCATCGTCGGTTTCGGCCGCATCGGCCAGGAAATGGCCCGGCGTGCCCACCACGGGTTCGGCATGAAGATCGTGGTGCAGAACCGCTCCCGCGTGTCACCTGATGTGCTGGCCCGCTACAACGCGACCCAGACAGACAGCCTGGAAGAGCTGATGCCGCAGTGCGACTTTGTCTCGCTGCACTGCCCCGGCGGGGCTGCAAACCGGCATCTGATCAACACCCGGATGCTGAACCTGATGAAGCCGGACGCCTTCCTTATTAATACGGCCCGCGGCGAAGTGATCGACGAACTGGCCCTGTCCCGCGCCCTGTGGTTCGAAACCATCGGCGGCGCCGGGCTGGATGTGTTCGACGGCGAGCCGTGCATCAACCCGGACCTGATGGATTGCGACAACCTGGTGATGCTGCCGCACCTGGGCAGTGCCACCCGGGAGGCGCGCGAGGCGATGGGCTTTCGCGTGATTGATAACCTGACCGATTTCTTTGCAGGGCGCGAGCCGCGCGACCGGGTGATGTGA
- a CDS encoding aminotransferase class V-fold PLP-dependent enzyme, translating to MTEPTIFPSLEIPETLAAGPGPGNTDPRVLQAFANTGLADHMQADVLRGMIECKQMLRDLWGTANTYTYGVGGTGFSGLDCMLNAILPGDTVVAFQNGTFSGIDAMTIRMKAATREELAADAMNPQPASVTVIDVPHGESVSGKLVEQVLAEKKPKWAFMAHWETGSGRINDLKSFSDACVKHGVMGLIDAVSSLGIEDFSIDDYPGVAGWASCPQKGVLCLPLTYAPVSFTDKYIQTVRENGCHSYVHNPILEARHWGIVDGQDVAAGTYHRTHSGYAVAAFHEALRITLQHGRAQKARDYAFHEKALRDAVTAMGCDVTSNMTSLVVLNLPGDLAGREKELVGNCRAVGFGIWPTLSEPVQVRIGILNQITPAAITDIVNRFGKAMNDMGANVDMDAINALLDRHYSAALEAAE from the coding sequence ATGACAGAACCCACGATCTTCCCCAGCCTGGAAATCCCGGAAACTCTGGCCGCAGGCCCTGGCCCGGGCAATACCGATCCCCGCGTGCTGCAGGCGTTTGCCAACACCGGCCTGGCCGACCACATGCAGGCGGACGTGCTGCGCGGCATGATCGAGTGCAAGCAGATGCTGCGTGACCTGTGGGGCACTGCCAACACCTACACCTACGGCGTCGGCGGCACCGGCTTCTCGGGGCTGGATTGCATGCTGAACGCAATTCTGCCGGGCGACACCGTGGTTGCGTTCCAGAACGGCACCTTCTCCGGCATCGACGCAATGACCATCCGGATGAAGGCCGCCACCCGCGAGGAACTGGCCGCCGATGCGATGAACCCGCAGCCTGCCTCCGTCACCGTGATTGACGTGCCGCACGGCGAGTCGGTCTCCGGCAAACTGGTGGAGCAGGTGCTGGCTGAGAAGAAACCCAAGTGGGCCTTCATGGCGCATTGGGAAACCGGCTCGGGCCGCATCAACGACCTCAAGAGCTTCTCGGACGCTTGTGTGAAGCATGGCGTGATGGGCCTCATTGACGCGGTATCCTCGCTGGGCATCGAAGACTTTTCGATCGACGATTACCCGGGCGTTGCCGGCTGGGCCTCCTGCCCGCAGAAAGGCGTGCTGTGCCTGCCGCTGACCTATGCGCCGGTGTCCTTCACCGACAAGTATATTCAGACCGTGCGTGAGAACGGCTGCCATTCCTATGTCCACAACCCGATCCTGGAAGCCCGCCACTGGGGCATCGTGGACGGTCAGGACGTTGCCGCCGGCACCTACCACCGCACTCATTCCGGCTATGCGGTTGCCGCCTTCCACGAGGCGCTGCGCATCACCCTGCAGCACGGCCGTGCCCAGAAGGCCCGCGACTATGCCTTCCACGAGAAAGCGCTGCGCGATGCCGTGACCGCGATGGGCTGCGACGTGACCAGCAACATGACCAGCCTGGTGGTTCTGAACCTGCCCGGCGATCTGGCCGGGCGCGAAAAAGAACTGGTTGGCAACTGCCGCGCCGTCGGTTTCGGCATCTGGCCGACCCTGTCGGAGCCGGTCCAGGTCCGCATCGGCATCCTGAACCAGATCACCCCTGCCGCCATCACCGACATCGTCAACCGCTTCGGCAAGGCGATGAATGATATGGGCGCAAACGTCGACATGGACGCGATCAACGCCCTGCTCGACCGGCACTACTCCGCAGCCCTCGAGGCCGCTGAGTAA
- the sucD gene encoding succinate--CoA ligase subunit alpha: MSILLDRESKVIVQGITGKIARFHTKDMIEYGTNVVGGVVPGKGGETVEGVPVFNTVKEAVEATGANASLVFVPPPFAADSIMEAADAGINYCVCITDGIPAQDMIRVKRYMYRYPKDKRMILTGPNCAGTISPGKALLGIMPGHIYLPGTVGIIGRSGTLGYEAAAQLKELGLGVSTSVGIGGDPINGSSFKDILEWFEKDPETEVIAMIGEIGGPQEAEAADYIKNHVTKPVVAYVAGLTAPKGRTMGHAGAIISAFGESASEKVEILSAAGVTVAENPAVIGETIASVMKKNAA; this comes from the coding sequence ATGAGCATCCTTCTTGATCGCGAAAGCAAAGTCATCGTTCAGGGCATCACCGGCAAGATTGCCCGGTTCCACACCAAGGATATGATCGAATACGGAACCAACGTCGTAGGCGGCGTTGTACCGGGCAAGGGCGGCGAGACCGTCGAGGGCGTGCCTGTCTTCAACACCGTGAAGGAAGCGGTGGAGGCCACCGGCGCCAATGCCTCCTTGGTGTTCGTGCCGCCGCCGTTTGCAGCCGACTCCATCATGGAAGCGGCGGATGCGGGCATCAACTATTGCGTCTGCATCACCGACGGCATCCCGGCGCAGGACATGATCCGGGTGAAACGCTACATGTACCGCTATCCGAAGGATAAGCGGATGATCCTGACCGGACCGAACTGCGCGGGCACCATCTCGCCGGGCAAGGCGCTGCTGGGCATCATGCCGGGCCACATCTACCTGCCGGGCACCGTGGGCATCATCGGCCGGTCCGGCACCCTGGGGTATGAAGCCGCGGCGCAGTTGAAAGAGCTGGGCCTGGGGGTTTCCACCTCCGTCGGCATCGGTGGCGATCCGATCAACGGCTCCTCCTTCAAGGATATCCTGGAATGGTTCGAGAAGGATCCGGAAACCGAGGTCATCGCGATGATCGGTGAAATCGGCGGCCCGCAAGAAGCAGAAGCGGCGGATTACATCAAGAACCACGTGACCAAGCCGGTTGTGGCCTATGTCGCGGGTCTGACCGCACCCAAGGGCCGCACCATGGGCCACGCGGGCGCGATCATCTCGGCCTTCGGCGAGAGCGCCTCCGAGAAGGTGGAGATCCTGTCGGCGGCCGGCGTGACCGTTGCCGAAAACCCCGCAGTGATCGGCGAAACCATCGCAAGCGTGATGAAAAAGAACGCCGCCTGA
- a CDS encoding response regulator transcription factor, whose product MLADANPLVLSAMSEIFDKDPRFSLVATSATAEGFLGTVMRVPVQVGIIDWNLPALGGAKLIEVLRDQTNAPRLVVYADDSGDVPRKAMSAGAAGFAPRSSAVDGLLDTCLAVASGKMVFPFLDVRGLQTDPIEQLSRRERTMLEALSKGLTNKELSKELEISTNTVKFHLSNLYEKLSVKNRAQAIAFYYANRAAKGDFSLEE is encoded by the coding sequence ATGCTTGCTGACGCAAATCCGCTGGTGCTGTCGGCGATGTCCGAGATCTTCGATAAGGACCCGCGATTCTCGCTGGTCGCCACCTCCGCCACCGCCGAAGGCTTCCTCGGAACTGTGATGCGGGTGCCGGTTCAGGTCGGGATTATCGACTGGAACCTGCCCGCGCTCGGCGGCGCCAAGCTGATCGAGGTGCTGCGCGACCAGACCAATGCGCCGCGGCTGGTGGTCTATGCCGACGACAGCGGCGACGTGCCGCGCAAGGCGATGAGCGCCGGCGCGGCTGGCTTTGCGCCGCGTTCCAGCGCTGTCGACGGGCTTCTGGACACCTGCCTGGCCGTGGCTTCGGGCAAGATGGTTTTCCCCTTCCTCGACGTCCGCGGCCTGCAGACCGATCCGATTGAGCAGTTGTCGCGCCGCGAGCGCACGATGCTTGAGGCGCTGTCCAAGGGGCTCACCAACAAAGAGCTCAGCAAGGAGCTGGAGATTTCGACCAACACGGTGAAGTTCCACCTGTCGAACCTCTACGAAAAACTCTCGGTCAAGAACCGCGCCCAGGCGATTGCGTTCTACTACGCCAACCGCGCTGCCAAGGGCGATTTCAGCCTGGAGGAATAA
- a CDS encoding HpcH/HpaI aldolase/citrate lyase family protein yields the protein MSFHTIEQAPGRLNRSELAIPGSQPQMFEKAAKSDVDVIFLDLEDAVAPDEKDQARKNIIEALNDIDWGNKSMSVRINGLDTHYMYRDVVDVVEQAGERLDLIMVPKVGTAADVYAVDMLVTQIEDAKGLKKRIGFEHIIETALGMQNVSEIAAASKRNESLHFGVADYAASTRARTTIIGGVNPDYSVLTDPAGDGSRDVHWGDMWHYALARMVVAARANGLRPIDGPFGDFQDKEGYKAAAKRAAVLGCEGKWAIHPSQIELANEVMSPSDAEITKAHRILEAMAEAEAAGKGAVSLDGRLIDYASIRQAEVLVEKAKQIAGN from the coding sequence ATGTCGTTTCATACCATCGAACAGGCCCCTGGCCGCCTGAACCGCAGCGAGCTGGCAATCCCTGGCTCGCAGCCGCAAATGTTTGAAAAAGCAGCAAAATCAGATGTCGACGTGATCTTCCTGGATCTCGAAGACGCGGTTGCGCCGGACGAGAAGGACCAGGCCCGCAAGAATATCATCGAAGCCCTGAACGACATCGACTGGGGCAACAAATCCATGTCTGTGCGAATCAACGGGCTCGACACCCACTACATGTACCGCGACGTGGTCGATGTGGTTGAACAGGCAGGCGAACGGCTCGACCTGATCATGGTCCCCAAGGTGGGCACCGCGGCCGATGTTTACGCCGTCGACATGCTGGTCACCCAGATCGAAGACGCCAAGGGCCTGAAGAAGCGGATCGGCTTTGAGCACATCATCGAGACCGCGCTTGGCATGCAGAATGTGAGTGAAATTGCCGCAGCCTCCAAGCGCAATGAATCGCTGCATTTCGGGGTTGCCGACTATGCCGCATCGACCCGCGCCCGCACCACCATCATCGGCGGCGTGAACCCCGATTACTCGGTGCTGACCGACCCGGCCGGAGACGGCTCGCGCGATGTGCACTGGGGCGACATGTGGCACTATGCACTGGCCCGCATGGTGGTGGCCGCGCGCGCCAACGGCCTGCGCCCGATTGACGGCCCGTTCGGTGATTTCCAGGACAAGGAAGGCTACAAGGCCGCCGCCAAACGTGCCGCGGTTCTGGGCTGCGAAGGCAAATGGGCGATCCACCCCAGCCAGATCGAACTGGCCAACGAAGTGATGTCACCGTCGGACGCCGAAATCACCAAGGCGCACCGCATCCTGGAAGCCATGGCCGAAGCTGAAGCCGCCGGCAAAGGCGCGGTATCGCTGGATGGCCGCCTGATTGACTATGCCTCGATCCGCCAGGCAGAAGTGCTGGTGGAAAAGGCCAAGCAGATCGCCGGCAACTAA
- a CDS encoding malate--CoA ligase subunit beta codes for MDIHEYQAKEVLSNFGVTVPPGALAYSPEQAAYRARELGGDKWIVKAQVHAGGRGKAGGVKLCNSEAEIYEATENLFGKKLVTHQTGPEGKGIYRVYVEGAVPIAREIYLGFVLDRSSQRVMIVASSEGGMEIEEISAERPESIVRSTVEPAVGLQDFQAREIAFALGIEPAMTQQMVRTLKGCYQAFSELDATMVEINPLVVTSDNRVIALDAKMTFDDNALFRHPQIAELRDKSQEDPRESRAADRGLSYVGLEGNIGCIVNGAGLAMATMDTIKLAGGEPANFLDIGGGATPERVAKAFRLVMSDSNVQAVLVNIFAGINRCDWVAEGVVQALREVQVDVPVVVRLAGTNVEEGQKILAQSGLPLIRATSLMEAAERAVGAWKNDLDQNTRVRAVK; via the coding sequence ATGGATATCCACGAGTATCAGGCCAAGGAAGTTCTGAGCAACTTCGGCGTGACCGTTCCGCCGGGCGCGCTGGCCTACAGCCCCGAGCAGGCGGCCTACCGCGCACGGGAACTGGGCGGCGACAAATGGATCGTCAAGGCCCAGGTCCATGCCGGCGGCCGCGGCAAGGCGGGCGGCGTCAAGCTGTGCAACTCCGAAGCTGAGATCTATGAGGCGACCGAAAACCTGTTCGGCAAAAAGCTGGTGACCCACCAGACCGGCCCCGAAGGCAAAGGCATCTACCGTGTCTATGTCGAAGGTGCGGTACCGATCGCCCGCGAGATCTATCTGGGCTTTGTGCTGGACCGGTCCAGCCAGCGGGTGATGATCGTTGCCTCGTCCGAAGGCGGTATGGAGATTGAGGAGATCTCTGCCGAGCGGCCCGAGTCCATCGTGCGCTCGACCGTTGAACCGGCAGTCGGCCTGCAGGATTTCCAGGCGCGCGAGATTGCTTTTGCCCTGGGCATCGAGCCGGCGATGACGCAGCAGATGGTGCGCACGCTCAAAGGCTGCTATCAGGCGTTTTCGGAACTGGATGCCACCATGGTTGAGATCAACCCGCTGGTGGTCACCTCGGACAACCGGGTCATCGCGCTGGATGCCAAGATGACCTTTGACGACAACGCCCTTTTCCGCCACCCGCAGATCGCTGAGCTGCGCGACAAGAGCCAGGAAGACCCGCGCGAAAGCCGCGCCGCCGACCGCGGCCTGTCTTATGTCGGCCTGGAAGGCAACATCGGCTGCATCGTGAACGGCGCAGGCCTGGCGATGGCAACTATGGACACCATCAAGCTGGCCGGCGGTGAGCCTGCCAACTTCCTGGACATCGGCGGCGGTGCCACGCCCGAGCGGGTCGCCAAGGCGTTCCGCCTGGTGATGTCCGACAGCAACGTGCAGGCGGTTCTGGTCAATATCTTCGCCGGTATCAACCGCTGCGACTGGGTGGCGGAGGGCGTCGTGCAGGCGCTGCGCGAAGTGCAGGTCGACGTGCCCGTGGTGGTCCGCCTTGCCGGCACAAACGTGGAGGAAGGCCAGAAGATCCTGGCCCAGTCCGGCCTGCCGCTGATCCGCGCAACCTCGCTGATGGAAGCCGCTGAGCGGGCCGTTGGTGCGTGGAAAAACGACCTCGACCAGAACACTCGTGTGAGGGCAGTTAAATGA